In the genome of Rhodoligotrophos defluvii, one region contains:
- a CDS encoding SDR family NAD(P)-dependent oxidoreductase, producing the protein MSDFIDLKGKTVLVTGGSRGIGEGIVRGLVAEGANVVLNYTSSRERAEAIADELGRDRCLPVQAYMDRWEDLDRLWAEAVAWKGRIDVLVNNAAVRQPVPITAPSKEWDEHWIYTLRVNLVATAHLSRMAVLHFQETGGGIIIGISARIAVRGDRPDFFHDGASKGGMNSLLRGIARFYAKDNIQTYILCVGVINTKQADDMLNIYGAEEMLSEIPFGHFGTPQDVANVVVFCASGRARYSSGTTIDVTGASFIH; encoded by the coding sequence ATGAGCGATTTCATCGACCTGAAGGGCAAGACGGTGCTGGTGACCGGCGGCTCGCGCGGCATCGGCGAGGGGATCGTGCGCGGCCTCGTGGCCGAAGGCGCCAATGTGGTGCTGAACTATACCTCGAGCCGCGAGCGGGCGGAGGCGATCGCCGACGAGCTCGGCCGCGACCGATGCCTCCCGGTCCAGGCGTATATGGACCGCTGGGAGGATCTTGATCGGCTCTGGGCCGAGGCGGTGGCCTGGAAGGGCCGTATCGATGTGCTGGTGAACAATGCCGCCGTCCGGCAGCCGGTACCCATAACGGCGCCCAGCAAAGAGTGGGACGAGCACTGGATCTACACGCTGCGGGTCAATCTGGTGGCCACCGCCCATCTCTCCCGCATGGCCGTGCTGCACTTCCAGGAGACGGGCGGCGGCATCATCATCGGCATATCGGCGCGCATCGCGGTGCGGGGTGACCGGCCCGACTTCTTCCACGATGGCGCGTCCAAGGGCGGCATGAACTCGCTGCTGCGCGGCATCGCCCGCTTCTATGCCAAGGACAACATCCAGACCTACATCCTCTGCGTCGGGGTCATCAACACCAAGCAGGCCGACGACATGCTGAACATCTATGGCGCGGAGGAGATGCTGTCCGAGATTCCCTTCGGCCATTTCGGCACGCCGCAGGACGTGGCCAATGTGGTGGTGTTCTGCGCGAGCGGCAGGGCGCGGTATTCGTCCGGCACGACGATCGACGTCACCGGCGCCTCGTTCATCCATTGA
- a CDS encoding xanthine dehydrogenase family protein molybdopterin-binding subunit has product MTAAPRQSLIGVSLPRVEDERFVTGRGLYVADLRIEGAVHAAFVRSPIAHGHIRALNLEAARMAPGVIAAFSGRDLVAGGVLPLPCVRATDSADGTPFWAPVRHAIAVDAVRHGGEAVALIIAESELAAIEAVDLVEADYEELPATIDARQSGERAFDWEKGDRERTEAAFRQAARIVEIEAVNNRVLISPLEPRGAVAAYDAASGQYTLWAPSQGVHLIRRLVAPTLGIELERLRVVTNDVGGSFGAKLVSMPEQTALLFAARVLGRPVRWIASRSENQLTDIAGRDHVMKAQLALDGDARILGLKVETFANLGAYASAIGPSSPTVGFAATMCGPYDFQAVHLTVRARYTNTAPTDAYRGSGKPESIYLLERLVERAARETGLDPIEFRRRNLIPAAKMPYRAANGYVYDSADFSAVMDKALELAGWEDFPARRSVSESRGRRRGRGLGLYLHTTGVTSQEVSRVRLDSAGLVVVETGLQSSGQGHETSLAQLTAERLGIALNEVRIEQGDSTRAETGGPTAGSSSLQVGGITILRATEAMLDKARHRAADHLEALVEDVVYEAGHFRIAGTDRRIHLFTLAKELATRGEDGCAGEAALEGNILTIPNGAYVCEVEVDPATGAVAIDRFVGVDDVGRRLNPQLVEGQVHGGMAQGIGQALHEYVRYDPQTGQMLSGTLMDYCLPRADDLPMFTLDAADLPTGNNMLGMKGAGEIGCIGAPAAVINALADAIGHDRIDMPATPERVWRALNNLPEFQP; this is encoded by the coding sequence ATGACCGCCGCGCCCCGGCAAAGCCTGATCGGTGTCTCGCTGCCTCGCGTGGAGGATGAGCGCTTCGTCACTGGCAGGGGGCTCTATGTCGCCGATCTGCGGATCGAGGGCGCGGTCCACGCGGCGTTCGTCCGCTCTCCCATAGCCCACGGCCATATCCGCGCGCTGAACCTTGAGGCGGCGCGAATGGCGCCAGGGGTGATTGCGGCCTTCTCCGGACGGGACCTCGTGGCGGGCGGCGTCCTGCCGCTCCCATGCGTGCGGGCGACGGACAGCGCCGACGGCACGCCGTTCTGGGCGCCAGTCCGCCATGCGATCGCGGTCGACGCCGTTCGCCATGGGGGCGAGGCGGTTGCGCTCATCATCGCCGAGAGCGAGCTGGCCGCGATCGAAGCCGTCGATCTCGTGGAGGCGGATTACGAAGAACTCCCCGCGACGATCGATGCTCGCCAGAGCGGCGAGCGTGCTTTCGACTGGGAGAAGGGCGACCGGGAGCGGACGGAAGCGGCGTTTCGCCAGGCCGCGCGGATCGTCGAGATCGAGGCGGTCAACAATCGGGTGCTGATCAGTCCACTGGAGCCGCGCGGGGCGGTGGCGGCCTATGACGCGGCAAGCGGGCAATACACGCTGTGGGCGCCGAGCCAGGGCGTCCACCTGATCCGGCGACTCGTCGCGCCGACGCTGGGGATCGAGCTGGAGCGGCTGCGCGTGGTGACCAACGACGTGGGCGGCAGCTTCGGGGCAAAGCTCGTGAGCATGCCGGAGCAGACGGCGCTGCTGTTCGCCGCGCGTGTGCTTGGCCGCCCGGTGCGCTGGATCGCTTCCCGCTCGGAAAACCAGCTCACCGACATTGCCGGGCGCGATCACGTGATGAAAGCACAGCTGGCGCTGGATGGGGATGCTCGCATTCTCGGCCTCAAGGTCGAAACCTTTGCCAACCTCGGCGCCTATGCCTCGGCCATCGGTCCATCGTCGCCGACGGTCGGGTTCGCCGCCACCATGTGCGGGCCCTATGACTTCCAGGCCGTCCACCTGACCGTGCGCGCCCGCTATACGAACACCGCACCGACCGATGCCTATCGCGGGTCGGGCAAGCCCGAATCCATCTACCTGCTGGAGCGTCTGGTCGAGCGCGCGGCCCGTGAAACCGGCCTTGATCCCATTGAATTCCGCCGCCGCAATCTCATCCCGGCAGCAAAGATGCCCTACCGCGCCGCCAATGGCTATGTCTATGACAGCGCGGATTTCTCGGCCGTCATGGACAAGGCCCTTGAGCTTGCCGGCTGGGAGGACTTCCCGGCGCGCCGATCGGTGAGCGAGAGCCGGGGGAGACGCCGGGGCAGGGGGCTCGGGCTCTATCTGCATACCACCGGCGTTACGTCGCAGGAAGTATCCCGCGTGCGTCTCGACTCGGCAGGGCTTGTGGTCGTGGAGACAGGCCTCCAGTCATCGGGCCAAGGCCACGAGACGAGCCTGGCACAGCTTACGGCCGAGCGGCTCGGCATCGCACTCAACGAAGTCCGTATCGAGCAGGGCGACAGCACCCGCGCCGAGACGGGCGGCCCCACCGCCGGATCATCTTCGTTGCAGGTCGGCGGCATCACCATTCTGCGCGCCACGGAAGCGATGCTGGACAAGGCGCGGCACCGGGCGGCCGATCATCTGGAGGCCCTGGTGGAGGATGTGGTCTATGAGGCCGGCCACTTCCGTATTGCGGGCACCGACCGCCGCATCCATCTCTTCACCCTGGCCAAGGAGCTTGCCACCCGTGGGGAGGACGGCTGCGCGGGCGAGGCGGCGCTGGAGGGCAATATCCTGACCATTCCGAACGGCGCCTATGTCTGCGAGGTGGAGGTGGATCCGGCGACGGGCGCCGTGGCGATCGATCGGTTCGTGGGTGTCGACGATGTGGGCCGCAGGCTTAACCCGCAGCTCGTCGAGGGGCAGGTGCATGGCGGGATGGCCCAGGGCATCGGCCAGGCGCTGCACGAATATGTCCGATACGATCCGCAGACGGGCCAGATGCTCTCGGGCACGCTGATGGATTATTGTCTGCCCCGCGCCGACGACCTGCCGATGTTCACGCTCGACGCCGCCGATCTGCCGACCGGCAACAACATGCTGGGCATGAAGGGCGCGGGCGAGATCGGGTGCATCGGCGCCCCCGCGGCGGTGATCAATGCCCTCGCCGATGCGATCGGCCATGATCGGATCGACATGCCCGCCACGCCGGAACGGGTCTGGCGCGCCCTGAACAACCTGCCGGAGTTTCAGCCATGA
- a CDS encoding FAD-dependent oxidoreductase, which yields MIPERADVVIIGGGIIGCSIAYHLAKIGISDTLLLERRQLCCGTTWHSVGSVAELRGNRRMTELARYTAELYRSLEAETGQATGYKKTGSIMLALNKERLSEMERAAVLARAFGQEAEMISVSEITKRCPQVRTDDALAGLYLPTDGRTNPIDTTQALAKGARMGGAKIVENVEVTGLAVADGKVRGVETTQGPVRAEVVVLAAGMWSRAFAARYGVSLPLQAAEHFYAVTETIEGLQPSMPFIRVPDESTYYKEDAGKLLFGCLEKRAKPWALDGIPKEFCFDSLPPDLEHFEPILTAAIARFPLLEKAGIQLFFNGPESFTPDGNALVGETPELGNLFVACGMNTVGVMSGGAVGRMLAEWISERRRPEGFAEFDVARMSPFQSSRNFLRHRTVEALGVLYDVGFPNREYTSGRGARRMPLHDRHVAAGAIMGSRAGWEVPLVYAPAGAPREMNYSFGRQSWVSWAAEEGRAAQESLALFDLSAAAKIEVSGAGAFTLMDRLSASPRGRGLWQALWLNERGRIHASVAVLPLEGTRSLVISAPGSERLHGAWMKRYLRSGEEVILRDASSAHAIFLLSGPRASSVLAEAGARNLDHPVARIEIGYAPAIAARVEGYLPGAWLLVLPAEFAAHAFEALQAAAGGSVRLAGANALEALRIRAASPAWPSELSDTVTPREAGVEHLIDWNEADFIGREQALRDQDTTLRSRLVRVAMLEDHSALYGQEGILRNGQPVGLTTSGAWSATDGVPVALGYVSDLDGIDDGWFAGSSFELDIPGGPVPARCTPVRS from the coding sequence ATGATCCCCGAACGGGCCGATGTCGTCATCATTGGTGGCGGCATCATCGGATGTTCCATCGCCTATCACCTGGCCAAGATCGGCATTTCCGACACGCTGCTGCTGGAGCGGCGGCAGCTGTGCTGCGGCACCACCTGGCACTCCGTCGGCTCGGTGGCGGAACTGCGCGGCAATCGCCGCATGACCGAGCTCGCCCGCTACACGGCCGAGCTCTATCGCAGCCTCGAAGCCGAGACGGGGCAGGCGACCGGCTATAAGAAAACCGGCTCGATCATGCTCGCGCTCAACAAGGAGCGGCTGAGCGAGATGGAACGCGCGGCGGTTCTGGCGCGCGCCTTCGGCCAGGAGGCCGAGATGATCTCGGTTTCGGAGATCACGAAGCGCTGCCCCCAGGTGCGCACCGACGACGCTTTGGCCGGCCTCTATCTCCCAACGGATGGCCGCACCAACCCGATCGACACAACCCAGGCGCTGGCCAAGGGCGCCCGCATGGGCGGCGCGAAGATCGTGGAAAATGTGGAGGTTACCGGGCTTGCGGTCGCCGACGGCAAGGTGCGCGGCGTGGAGACCACACAAGGGCCGGTCCGCGCCGAGGTGGTGGTGCTGGCGGCGGGCATGTGGAGCCGCGCCTTTGCCGCGCGCTATGGCGTCAGCCTGCCCCTGCAGGCGGCCGAGCACTTCTATGCGGTGACGGAGACGATCGAAGGCCTGCAGCCCTCCATGCCCTTCATCCGCGTACCCGATGAGAGCACGTATTACAAGGAGGATGCGGGCAAGCTCTTGTTCGGATGCCTGGAAAAGCGCGCGAAGCCTTGGGCGCTCGATGGCATCCCCAAAGAATTCTGCTTCGATTCCTTACCTCCGGATCTCGAGCATTTCGAACCCATACTGACGGCGGCGATCGCCCGGTTTCCCCTGCTGGAAAAAGCCGGCATCCAGCTGTTCTTCAACGGCCCGGAGAGCTTCACGCCGGACGGGAACGCCCTGGTGGGCGAAACGCCGGAACTCGGCAACCTGTTCGTGGCCTGCGGCATGAACACCGTCGGCGTGATGTCGGGTGGGGCGGTGGGCCGCATGCTGGCCGAGTGGATATCGGAACGGCGCCGGCCCGAGGGCTTTGCCGAGTTCGACGTCGCCAGGATGTCGCCGTTCCAGTCCAGTCGCAATTTCCTGCGCCACCGCACGGTGGAAGCGCTCGGCGTGCTCTACGATGTCGGCTTTCCCAACCGCGAATATACTTCCGGGCGTGGGGCGCGGCGCATGCCCCTCCACGACCGGCATGTCGCTGCCGGGGCCATCATGGGCAGTCGCGCGGGATGGGAAGTGCCCCTGGTCTATGCACCGGCCGGAGCGCCGCGCGAGATGAACTACAGCTTCGGCCGGCAGAGCTGGGTGTCCTGGGCGGCGGAAGAGGGCAGGGCGGCGCAAGAGAGCCTCGCGCTGTTCGACCTTTCCGCCGCGGCCAAGATCGAGGTGAGCGGCGCCGGCGCTTTCACCCTGATGGACCGGCTGTCCGCCTCTCCGCGAGGGCGGGGGCTGTGGCAGGCGCTCTGGCTCAATGAACGCGGCCGCATCCATGCCTCCGTCGCGGTCCTGCCGCTGGAGGGGACGCGCTCTCTCGTGATCTCGGCGCCCGGATCCGAGCGGCTGCATGGCGCCTGGATGAAGCGCTATCTGCGCTCGGGAGAAGAGGTGATCCTCCGCGACGCCAGCTCCGCGCACGCAATCTTCCTCCTGTCCGGTCCGAGGGCCTCGTCCGTTCTGGCAGAGGCCGGCGCCCGCAATCTCGACCACCCGGTGGCGCGGATCGAGATTGGCTATGCTCCGGCCATCGCGGCTCGGGTCGAGGGATACCTGCCGGGCGCGTGGCTTCTGGTGCTGCCGGCGGAATTCGCCGCCCATGCGTTCGAGGCCTTGCAGGCGGCGGCTGGCGGTTCCGTTCGCCTTGCCGGGGCCAACGCGCTGGAGGCGCTGCGCATCCGCGCGGCGTCCCCGGCATGGCCGTCCGAACTATCCGACACCGTCACGCCCCGAGAGGCGGGCGTGGAACATCTGATCGACTGGAACGAGGCAGACTTCATCGGACGAGAACAGGCGCTGCGCGACCAGGACACCACTTTGCGCAGCCGGCTGGTCCGCGTAGCCATGCTGGAGGATCATTCCGCGCTCTACGGCCAGGAAGGCATCCTGCGCAACGGCCAGCCGGTGGGCCTCACCACGTCAGGCGCCTGGTCGGCAACCGACGGCGTGCCCGTGGCGCTCGGCTATGTATCGGACCTCGATGGGATCGATGACGGCTGGTTCGCGGGGAGCTCCTTCGAGCTCGACATCCCCGGCGGGCCGGTGCCGGCCCGCTGCACGCCCGTGCGGAGCTGA
- a CDS encoding ABC transporter permease encodes MSSERLPIQGGSRVASSALAVTGSAVLAFLALPIIIVVPMSFSSAESLRFPPPGFSLRWYEAFFGDPQWLEAAVNSLVIGVTSSSLALILGTLAAYGLVRGTFLGRSALEANFIMPMVIPPVIIAVALYIFFAKLSILGAYWALIVAHIVVATPYVVLLMSLAIRAFDIRVEQVALTLGASHMQMLTRVLLPNILPNATAAWLFAFVISFDEVVVTLFVAGTHFTVPKRMFNQLVLQINPTITAIATLLIAFSIIAVAIGAWLTKGAGLQSGEEKG; translated from the coding sequence ATGAGCAGCGAACGTCTCCCCATACAAGGCGGATCGAGGGTCGCGTCCTCCGCCCTCGCGGTGACCGGCAGCGCGGTCTTGGCCTTTCTCGCATTGCCGATCATCATCGTGGTGCCGATGTCCTTCTCCAGCGCGGAATCCCTGCGCTTTCCCCCACCCGGCTTTTCTCTGCGATGGTACGAGGCGTTTTTCGGCGATCCGCAATGGCTGGAGGCGGCCGTCAACTCGCTGGTGATCGGCGTCACGTCGAGCAGCCTGGCGCTGATCCTAGGCACCCTTGCCGCCTACGGTCTGGTCCGCGGCACGTTTCTGGGGCGCAGCGCGCTCGAGGCTAATTTCATTATGCCGATGGTGATCCCGCCGGTGATCATCGCGGTGGCACTGTATATCTTCTTTGCGAAGCTGAGCATACTCGGTGCGTATTGGGCGTTGATCGTCGCTCATATCGTGGTGGCGACCCCTTACGTGGTCCTGCTCATGTCGCTCGCCATCCGCGCCTTCGACATTAGGGTTGAGCAGGTCGCGCTGACGCTTGGCGCCAGTCATATGCAGATGCTGACGCGGGTGCTTCTGCCCAACATCCTGCCCAATGCGACCGCCGCCTGGCTGTTCGCCTTTGTCATCAGTTTCGACGAGGTGGTGGTCACGCTGTTCGTCGCCGGCACCCATTTCACGGTGCCAAAGCGGATGTTCAACCAGCTGGTGCTGCAGATCAATCCGACGATCACGGCGATTGCCACGCTGCTGATCGCCTTCAGCATCATCGCGGTGGCGATCGGCGCCTGGCTGACCAAGGGTGCCGGCCTGCAGTCTGGCGAGGAGAAGGGTTAA